A single window of Rhipicephalus microplus isolate Deutch F79 chromosome 5, USDA_Rmic, whole genome shotgun sequence DNA harbors:
- the LOC142817825 gene encoding uncharacterized protein LOC142817825: MRLSRAVADAWILLVVFGVSTCCAGQRKGKSVLPSIRRIGTAPSISEIPITEFRCSNQEFPGYFADVETDCQVYHNCLADGRNSSFLCVNGTIFNQRNFVCDWWYKFDCRKAPSFYHLNLLRNKKNGTKAASTEGALPVAPKVLLPAPPPPRQQPSSKRYLEKEARTKPSSSLTSLYTKPSSKSPPPKTPARTPGKTSPKTHEPLIFIPFVNSDSRHTKETTTTAATTRERTSRGRAQMRVFAKIKDGQESEPRTPKSKTRTKSAKVEVPEHVMSSFSEDNDRHQNGGGFQEWTSIGPVSGRPSVTRVQFHTFSANPPRFDPPLPQPSPQPVPVVEPGSWLDDDFIREPDAGVEDFRGEVEDGRSLEEVAPEGGTSTTTTPEPDVKREQSKTSADDVVRLAKALPPPRRQTASGGWRGKKEEFPGLQDKKRLFYRFQPSEPFGGYGALSYFGRTRGPMNDLSKLPRLVSVKLNKVEKKEPEYAIKPLLLSVKLDQSSEVDYRTGKGAPPGLCFCPCH, translated from the exons ATGCGGCTCTCGCGAGCAGTCGCCGACGCATGGATCCTTCTCGTCGTCTTCG GTGTCTCCACCTGCTGTGCAGGCCAGAGAAAG GGAAAATCAGTCCTTCCTTCCATCCGAAGAATCGGCACAGCGCCTTCCATATCTGAAATACCTATAACCGAATTCCGCTGCAGCAATCAAGAGTTCCCCGGATACTTTGCCGACGTAGAGACGGACTGCCAG GTGTACCATAACTGCCTAGCAGATGGCCGTAACTCGAGCTTCCTCTGCGTCAACGGCACAATATTCAACCAGCGAAACTTCGTGTGTGACTGGTGGTACAAATTTGACTGCCGCAAGGCTCCCAGCTTCTACCACCTGAACTTACTGCGGAACAAAAAGAACGGTACCAAAGCAGCGTCGACCGAAGGAGCCTTGCCTGTTGCCCCGAAAGTGCTGCTGCCAGCGCCACCACCACCTCGGCAGCAGCCCAGTAGCAAGCGGTACCTCGAAAAGGAAGCACGAACGAAACCTTCCTCTTCATTGACTTCACTTTACACTAAGCCATCGTCGAAGTCACCGCCGCCTAAGACACCCGCAAGGACGCCAGGCAAAACATCCCCCAAGACGCATGAACCATTAATTTTCATACCATTTGTCAACAGTGACAGTAGGCACACGAAAGAGACAACAACGACTGCTGCTACGACGCGAGAACGCACGTCTCGAGGGAGAGCACAGATGCGTGTATTCGCTAAGATAAAAGATGGCCAGGAGTCAGAACCACGAACGCCAAAGAGCAAGACTAGGACCAAGAGTGCGAAGGTAGAAGTTCCTGAGCATGTGATGTCGTCGTTCAGTGAAGACAACGACCGCCATCAAAATGGCGGAGGCTTCCAGGAGTGGACCAGTATCGGCCCCGTCTCAGGAAGGCCGTCGGTCACCAGGGTACAGTTCCACACATTTTCGGCGAACCCACCTCGTTTCGACCCGCCTCTACCACAGCCGTCACCGCAGCCGGTGCCCGTCGTAGAACCAGGCAGCTGGCTGGACGACGACTTCATTCGCGAACCAGATGCCGGCGTTGAGGACTTCCGAGGTGAGGTTGAAGACGGCAGGTCTCTAGAGGAGGTAGCTCCAGAAGGTGGCACTTCTACTACTACCACCCCGGAGCCCGATGTCAAACGCGAACAGTCGAAGACATCTGCGGACGACGTGGTGCGCTTGGCAAAAGCGCTGCCCCCTCCCCGAAGGCAAACTGCAAGCGGTGGTTGGCGCGGAAAGAAAGAAGAGTTTCCGGGACTTCAAGACAAGAAAAGGCTTTTCTACAGGTTCCAACCAAGCGAGCCATTCGGCGGCTACGGTGCTCTGTCCTACTTCGGCCGAACGCGTGGACCGATGAACGATCTTTCAAAACTGCCTCGCCTGGTATCCGTCAAGCTCAACAAGGTGGAGAAAAAAGAACCAGAGTATGCCATCAAGCCACTGCTGCTGTCCGTCAAGTTAGACCAGTCGTCCGAGGTTGATTACAGAACGGGAAAAGGAGCACCACCAGGTCTTTGTTTCTGTCCGTGCCATTAA